Proteins co-encoded in one Sulfuricaulis limicola genomic window:
- a CDS encoding C-GCAxxG-C-C family protein, which produces MDTKCDIATKRFTEGFHCSQSVLEAFASDYGLDPVLARKIANPLAGGSGLGGECGAVTGALMVLGLHYGMAEPDDSEAFQNTFEKVGRFVEEFKARHGKLNCHELIGLNVFSEEGLKEFMEKDVKLTQCLRYVEDAVGIVEGIISRNPKPAK; this is translated from the coding sequence ATGGATACGAAATGCGACATCGCGACCAAACGTTTCACGGAAGGATTCCACTGTTCTCAGTCCGTGCTGGAAGCGTTTGCATCAGATTATGGGCTTGATCCGGTTCTGGCCCGGAAAATAGCCAATCCGCTTGCTGGGGGTTCCGGACTGGGCGGGGAATGTGGTGCCGTAACCGGAGCCCTGATGGTGCTTGGCTTGCATTATGGTATGGCAGAGCCTGACGATTCAGAAGCCTTTCAAAACACTTTTGAAAAAGTCGGCAGATTTGTCGAGGAATTCAAAGCCCGCCATGGCAAGCTTAACTGTCATGAGCTTATCGGGCTCAACGTGTTCAGCGAAGAAGGTCTGAAGGAATTTATGGAGAAGGACGTCAAGCTGACACAGTGCTTAAGATATGTCGAGGATGCCGTCGGAATAGTGGAAGGCATCATTAGTCGAAATCCGAAACCCGCCAAGTAG
- a CDS encoding LysR family transcriptional regulator: MELRQLKTFQTVARLMSFNRAAKILNYSQSAISTQISLLEQELDVKLFNRLGNRICLTEAGRMLVGYSQKLLDIEQETLSKVSGKEEPQGSISIRIPQSIATYLLPSVLSKFQARYPKVGFDVSTCAYEALIHETKTGITDLAFLLADSIPFPELKTEVLRFERLVLVASPDHPLSALSSMQISDLAGQTILLPKHDCSYKMTFQQALAEGKAAPARFIELNSIEAIKQCVFKGIGVAMFPLLAIREELAQQTMTILPWPDDPLETGILMIWHKDKWLSPVLKDFMETVREVL, encoded by the coding sequence ATGGAATTACGCCAGCTGAAGACATTTCAAACCGTCGCGCGACTGATGAGCTTCAATCGTGCCGCCAAGATCCTGAACTATTCCCAATCGGCGATTTCAACGCAGATCTCGCTGCTGGAGCAGGAGCTCGACGTCAAGCTCTTTAACCGGCTGGGCAACCGGATCTGTCTCACCGAGGCAGGACGCATGCTGGTGGGCTATTCGCAGAAATTGCTCGATATCGAACAGGAAACATTGTCGAAGGTGTCGGGCAAGGAAGAACCGCAGGGCTCCATCTCCATCCGGATTCCCCAGAGTATCGCCACCTACCTGTTGCCATCGGTGTTGTCCAAGTTTCAGGCCCGTTACCCCAAGGTAGGATTCGATGTCAGCACCTGCGCCTACGAGGCGTTGATCCACGAGACGAAAACAGGGATCACCGACCTCGCGTTCTTGCTGGCAGACAGCATCCCGTTTCCGGAATTGAAAACCGAAGTGCTGAGATTCGAGCGGCTGGTGCTGGTTGCGAGTCCCGACCACCCGCTGTCGGCGCTATCGAGCATGCAGATCAGCGACCTTGCCGGCCAGACGATCCTTTTGCCGAAACACGACTGTAGCTACAAGATGACCTTCCAACAGGCATTGGCCGAGGGAAAGGCTGCGCCGGCGCGCTTCATCGAGCTGAACAGCATAGAGGCCATCAAGCAATGCGTGTTCAAGGGGATTGGGGTGGCCATGTTTCCCCTGTTGGCCATCAGAGAGGAACTCGCTCAACAAACCATGACCATCCTTCCGTGGCCGGACGATCCGCTGGAAACTGGGATATTGATGATCTGGCACAAGGATAAGTGGCTGTCCCCGGTCTTGAAGGACTTTATGGAAACGGTGCGCGAGGTGCTGTAG
- a CDS encoding type III pantothenate kinase has protein sequence MNLLIDLGNSRLKWAQHAAGVWRADAVLLDSEKNIESLFDKAWGKIEKPQRVIACSVSSPERLDALERWAQTRWSVTPHIVRPQAQQLGVKNLYRKPEQLGADRWAALIGVRGLTDSAACVVDAGTAVTVEALSAKGEFLGGAIFPGLRLLRDSLARGTVAIAPAEGNAADCLARATADGVAAGTLFGLAGAVERLIDEYRRSLGKPMEIFLTGGDAPALAAHLRVPATMVPDLVLKGLARIADSL, from the coding sequence ATGAACCTGTTAATCGATCTCGGCAACAGCCGCCTGAAGTGGGCGCAACACGCTGCCGGAGTGTGGCGCGCCGATGCGGTTTTGCTCGACAGCGAAAAAAATATCGAATCCTTGTTCGACAAGGCGTGGGGAAAAATCGAAAAACCGCAGCGCGTGATCGCATGCAGCGTTTCCAGCCCGGAGCGATTGGATGCGTTAGAACGATGGGCGCAGACGCGCTGGTCGGTCACGCCGCATATTGTGCGTCCGCAAGCGCAGCAGCTCGGCGTAAAAAATCTTTATCGCAAACCGGAACAATTGGGCGCCGACCGCTGGGCGGCTCTGATTGGTGTGCGCGGATTGACTGATTCGGCGGCGTGCGTGGTGGATGCCGGCACTGCCGTGACGGTGGAGGCACTGTCGGCCAAGGGTGAATTTCTTGGCGGCGCGATTTTTCCGGGCTTGCGGCTGTTGCGCGACAGCCTGGCGCGGGGCACGGTGGCCATTGCGCCGGCGGAAGGCAACGCGGCGGATTGTCTCGCCCGTGCCACCGCGGATGGCGTGGCGGCCGGTACCCTGTTCGGACTGGCGGGCGCGGTGGAACGTCTGATTGACGAATACCGGCGCAGCCTCGGTAAACCCATGGAGATTTTTCTCACCGGCGGTGATGCGCCGGCGCTGGCGGCGCATTTGCGCGTGCCGGCCACCATGGTGCCGGACCTGGTGCTCAAGGGCCTGGCGCGGATCGCGGACAGCCTATGA
- the birA gene encoding bifunctional biotin--[acetyl-CoA-carboxylase] ligase/biotin operon repressor BirA has product MSTRAEILKLLSDGSFHSGTDLGKKLGITRAAVCKNVHHLAQSGLEVHRVTGRGYKLESPLTLLDRSRILKLMGETATSVRDRLHLLDEVDSTNRWLAEQVAVDEDINGATCAAEAQSGGRGRRGRSWVTTPYCNLMLSMAWRFPGGPGLVSGLSLAAGVALLRALEQYGVSGAGLKWPNDVLWDNRKLAGLLVDVQGEAAGPTRVILGVGINGYISPQDAAHIDQPWIDMQGIMGETTDRNRLAALVVRRLLDMFQLFAARGFAPFREEWEEQHLFHGKRVRLIQGEREFTGTAEGIDETGGLIVRQARNRQVFHSGEVSLRPVRT; this is encoded by the coding sequence ATGTCCACGCGCGCCGAAATCCTGAAGCTGTTGTCCGATGGCAGCTTTCATTCGGGCACCGATCTGGGAAAAAAACTCGGCATCACGCGCGCCGCGGTTTGCAAGAACGTCCATCATCTCGCGCAATCGGGTCTCGAGGTTCACCGTGTGACCGGCCGCGGCTACAAACTTGAATCGCCGTTGACGCTGCTGGATCGTTCCCGGATTTTGAAGCTGATGGGCGAGACGGCAACATCGGTCCGTGACCGCCTGCATCTCCTCGACGAAGTCGATTCCACCAATCGCTGGCTCGCCGAACAGGTCGCGGTGGACGAGGACATCAACGGCGCCACCTGCGCGGCCGAGGCCCAGTCGGGCGGGCGCGGGCGGCGCGGCCGTTCCTGGGTCACGACGCCTTACTGCAATCTCATGCTGTCCATGGCCTGGCGTTTTCCTGGCGGACCCGGCCTGGTGTCGGGCCTGAGCCTGGCGGCCGGCGTCGCACTGTTGCGCGCGCTGGAGCAATACGGCGTGTCCGGCGCGGGGCTCAAGTGGCCGAATGACGTGCTGTGGGACAATCGCAAGCTCGCCGGGTTGCTGGTCGATGTCCAGGGCGAGGCGGCGGGGCCGACGCGGGTCATCCTCGGCGTGGGCATCAATGGCTACATCAGCCCGCAGGACGCCGCGCACATCGACCAGCCGTGGATCGATATGCAGGGCATCATGGGCGAGACCACCGATCGCAATCGCCTGGCGGCGCTGGTCGTGCGCCGCCTGCTGGACATGTTTCAGCTGTTCGCGGCCAGGGGCTTTGCGCCGTTTCGCGAGGAATGGGAGGAACAGCACCTGTTCCATGGCAAGCGCGTGCGCCTGATCCAGGGCGAGCGCGAGTTCACCGGCACCGCCGAGGGTATCGACGAAACCGGCGGCCTGATCGTCCGTCAGGCCAGGAACCGGCAGGTATTTCATTCCGGTGAAGTCAGCCTGAGACCTGTCCGCACCTGA
- a CDS encoding universal stress protein: MYKHILIPTDGSALSRKAIANGVKLAKSLGARVTGLFAAPPATPVVYRDFVPVDYMTPQEHAEMIEKTAARYLGIIEQAAKHAGVRCRCIHVTNDFPADAILAVAKQQKCDLIFMASHGRHGLAGVLLGSETQKVLTRSRIPVLVSR; this comes from the coding sequence ATGTACAAACACATACTGATCCCGACGGACGGCTCCGCGCTTTCGCGCAAGGCGATCGCCAATGGCGTGAAGCTCGCCAAATCGCTCGGTGCCAGGGTTACCGGCTTGTTCGCCGCCCCGCCCGCCACCCCCGTGGTGTACAGGGACTTCGTGCCGGTCGACTACATGACGCCGCAGGAGCACGCCGAGATGATCGAGAAGACGGCGGCCAGATACCTCGGCATCATCGAGCAGGCGGCCAAACACGCAGGCGTCCGCTGCCGGTGCATCCACGTGACCAACGATTTTCCCGCCGACGCCATCCTCGCCGTGGCGAAGCAGCAGAAGTGCGATCTTATTTTCATGGCTTCGCACGGCCGCCACGGACTTGCCGGCGTGCTGCTCGGCAGCGAGACCCAGAAGGTGCTGACCCGGTCCAGGATTCCGGTGCTGGTCTCCCGCTAG
- a CDS encoding SLC13 family permease, protein MDLMQWVALAVFVVTILVVISNVVDNAVAAMVGASLMIWIGVMSEIDAFQYVDWNVMAILVSIWVIAGYFGKTGVPSWLALQALRLSGGRPGLLVMLLSVLAGVISMFVDNVVTILMMAPVALPLARALKIPITPLILMIGFSANFMGTALLLGDLPPQMLHSVSGAEFGDFIWQFGRPSSFPILMVTFAITLGAMYAYGFRAIGRRVTSAGDVGIEARIPDPLFATLVVGWFLLTVLAMAFREVLQMKLGFIALTGAVTLVLLLELLGKRVKAPTFEEIIQDLDWRAIFFYIALFALVGGLEKMKILELLAHGLTPIFQANLALGATLLYWVTVPIVGMVEHDAYILTFLYTIRDLKSAGVESWPLWWMLVWAGTLGSNLTIAGAPALFVALGICEREEQRKVSLREFLSWSVPFTLVAAGVCYAFGMLIWVLPYMK, encoded by the coding sequence ATGGACTTGATGCAGTGGGTGGCGCTCGCGGTGTTCGTTGTCACGATCCTGGTCGTGATCAGCAACGTTGTCGACAATGCCGTGGCCGCCATGGTGGGAGCCTCGCTGATGATCTGGATCGGTGTCATGAGCGAGATCGACGCCTTCCAGTACGTGGACTGGAACGTGATGGCGATCCTCGTCAGCATCTGGGTCATCGCCGGTTACTTCGGCAAGACCGGCGTGCCAAGCTGGCTCGCGCTGCAGGCGTTGCGTCTCTCCGGGGGGCGGCCCGGCCTGCTGGTCATGCTGCTCTCGGTGCTGGCGGGCGTGATCTCGATGTTCGTGGACAACGTGGTGACCATCCTGATGATGGCGCCGGTGGCGCTGCCGCTGGCGCGGGCGCTGAAGATTCCGATCACGCCCCTCATCCTCATGATCGGTTTCAGCGCCAACTTCATGGGCACGGCGCTGCTGCTCGGTGATCTGCCGCCGCAGATGCTCCACAGTGTTTCCGGCGCGGAGTTCGGGGATTTCATCTGGCAGTTCGGCCGGCCGTCCTCGTTTCCGATTCTCATGGTGACCTTCGCGATCACCCTCGGTGCCATGTACGCGTATGGTTTCCGCGCCATCGGGCGTCGCGTGACGTCAGCCGGGGACGTCGGCATCGAAGCCAGAATCCCGGACCCGCTGTTCGCGACGCTGGTGGTGGGGTGGTTCCTGCTCACGGTGCTGGCTATGGCTTTCCGGGAGGTGTTGCAGATGAAGCTGGGATTCATCGCGCTCACCGGTGCCGTGACGCTGGTGCTGTTGCTGGAATTGCTCGGCAAGCGGGTGAAGGCGCCCACATTCGAGGAGATAATTCAGGACCTCGACTGGCGCGCGATTTTCTTCTACATCGCGCTGTTTGCCCTCGTGGGCGGGCTCGAAAAGATGAAGATACTCGAGTTGCTGGCCCATGGGCTGACGCCCATCTTTCAGGCGAACCTGGCGCTGGGCGCCACGCTGCTCTACTGGGTCACCGTTCCCATCGTCGGCATGGTCGAGCATGACGCCTACATCCTTACGTTCCTCTACACGATCCGCGACTTGAAGAGCGCCGGCGTGGAATCATGGCCGCTGTGGTGGATGCTGGTGTGGGCAGGTACGCTCGGGAGCAACCTCACGATCGCCGGGGCGCCCGCGCTCTTCGTCGCGCTGGGCATCTGCGAGCGCGAGGAGCAGCGCAAGGTCTCGTTGCGCGAGTTTCTGTCCTGGAGCGTGCCGTTCACGCTGGTTGCCGCCGGCGTATGCTATGCATTCGGGATGTTGATCTGGGTTCTGCCCTACATGAAGTGA
- a CDS encoding 2-hydroxy-3-oxopropionate reductase: protein MKLGFIGLGIMGRPMALNLRRAGHALWVHGRRPVTMEVLVEAGAQACRSVADVAVNAEIIFIMVSDTPDVENIVLGETGLIHRLRAGQVIVDMSTISPASTRRLAQELETRGVEMLDAPVSGGEIGAINANLSIMVGGRETTFQRVKPLFDVLGKNVVHVGDHGAGQVAKACNQIVAALTIEAVSEALTFARRNGVDAARVRAALMGGFAGSKILEVHGQRMLDNDFKPGFKVKLHQKDLRIVIEDAHRLGIGLPGAALVAQHLNALMGSGDGELDSSAIVKVIERMSGTR, encoded by the coding sequence ATGAAACTCGGATTCATCGGGCTCGGGATCATGGGCCGGCCGATGGCGCTGAATCTGCGCCGCGCCGGGCACGCGCTGTGGGTGCACGGGCGCCGGCCGGTGACGATGGAGGTGCTGGTGGAGGCCGGCGCGCAGGCCTGTCGTTCGGTCGCGGACGTGGCCGTGAATGCCGAGATCATTTTCATCATGGTCTCGGACACGCCCGACGTGGAAAATATCGTGCTCGGCGAGACCGGCCTGATTCATCGGCTGCGTGCCGGGCAGGTGATTGTGGACATGAGCACCATCTCGCCGGCCAGCACACGCCGGCTGGCGCAGGAGCTGGAGACGCGCGGCGTCGAGATGCTGGATGCGCCGGTGTCGGGTGGCGAGATCGGCGCCATCAATGCCAACCTGTCGATCATGGTCGGCGGCAGGGAAACAACCTTCCAGCGCGTGAAACCGCTGTTCGACGTCCTCGGCAAGAACGTGGTGCACGTGGGCGATCACGGCGCCGGGCAGGTGGCCAAGGCCTGCAATCAGATCGTGGCGGCGCTCACGATCGAGGCGGTGAGTGAGGCGTTGACCTTTGCGCGCCGCAACGGCGTGGACGCCGCCCGGGTGCGCGCGGCGCTGATGGGGGGTTTTGCCGGCAGCAAGATCCTGGAAGTGCACGGCCAGCGCATGCTCGACAACGACTTCAAGCCCGGTTTCAAGGTGAAGCTGCACCAGAAGGACCTGCGTATCGTCATCGAGGACGCGCACCGGCTGGGCATCGGCCTGCCGGGCGCGGCGCTGGTGGCGCAACATCTGAACGCGCTCATGGGCAGCGGTGACGGCGAGCTGGATTCCAGCGCCATCGTCAAGGTCATCGAGCGGATGTCGGGAACGCGCTGA
- a CDS encoding amidase, giving the protein MGDLHHLGVKDALRGLAEGRFTCEDLVRDCLVQIARLDPKIEAWVWLKSEAALERARAADRHRQAGQPGALLGIPVGVKDIIDVQGLPTRMGSPAFEDYLPTLSARVVRRLEEAGAVMLGKTVTAELAYYVPGKTRNPWNPAHTPGGSSSGSAAAVAAHFVPAAIGTQTNGSVIRPAAFCGVIGYKPSAGLISRAGILKFSHTLDQVGVFARNVADAAVVASALMGYAQDDPDSLSDFAQVPRELDPRLLFHPPRLATVRTSAWSLVDADQQENFSRSIVALRRAGASIEAGVLPDAFAGAHDVHRTIMHYEGARAFAHLQQQHRDLLSAEINRLIDEGLKIPEPAYHAALESRTRLRGELGDFMHRYDAVLTPPARGEAPATLAHTGDPQFCTIWTLCGVPAITLPSGLGEHGLPLGLQVVGGYLQDARLLQVAQWCQGQLGFRHNPPEINE; this is encoded by the coding sequence ATGGGGGACCTGCACCATCTGGGCGTCAAGGATGCCCTGCGCGGCCTGGCCGAGGGTCGGTTCACCTGCGAGGACCTGGTGCGCGATTGCCTGGTGCAGATCGCGCGGCTCGATCCGAAAATCGAAGCCTGGGTCTGGCTCAAGTCCGAGGCGGCGCTGGAGCGGGCGCGCGCGGCCGATCGCCACCGGCAGGCTGGTCAGCCCGGCGCGCTGCTGGGCATCCCGGTCGGCGTGAAGGATATTATCGATGTGCAGGGCCTGCCGACGCGCATGGGCTCGCCCGCCTTTGAGGATTACCTGCCGACCTTGTCCGCACGCGTGGTGCGGCGGCTGGAGGAAGCCGGCGCGGTGATGCTGGGCAAAACCGTGACGGCGGAACTGGCCTATTATGTTCCCGGCAAGACACGCAACCCGTGGAACCCGGCGCACACGCCGGGCGGTTCCTCGAGCGGTTCGGCCGCGGCGGTGGCGGCGCATTTTGTCCCTGCCGCCATCGGCACCCAGACCAACGGTTCCGTCATCCGTCCCGCGGCGTTTTGCGGCGTGATCGGCTACAAGCCCAGCGCCGGCCTGATCTCGCGCGCCGGCATTCTCAAGTTCAGCCACACGCTGGATCAGGTCGGGGTGTTCGCGCGCAACGTGGCGGATGCCGCGGTGGTGGCGAGCGCCCTGATGGGGTATGCGCAGGACGACCCCGACAGCCTGTCCGATTTCGCCCAGGTACCGCGCGAGCTCGACCCCCGGTTGCTGTTCCACCCACCGCGGCTGGCAACCGTGCGCACGTCGGCCTGGTCGCTGGTGGACGCCGATCAGCAGGAAAATTTCTCCCGGAGCATTGTCGCGCTGCGCCGGGCCGGCGCGTCCATCGAAGCCGGCGTGCTTCCCGACGCCTTTGCCGGGGCGCACGATGTGCATCGCACCATCATGCACTACGAGGGCGCGCGGGCGTTTGCCCATTTGCAGCAGCAACATCGCGACCTTCTGAGCGCCGAGATCAACCGCCTGATCGACGAGGGCCTGAAGATTCCGGAGCCCGCGTATCACGCGGCACTGGAGAGCCGCACCCGGCTGCGTGGCGAGCTGGGCGATTTCATGCATCGTTACGACGCCGTGCTGACGCCGCCGGCGCGCGGCGAGGCCCCGGCCACGCTGGCGCACACCGGCGATCCCCAGTTCTGCACCATCTGGACGTTGTGCGGCGTGCCGGCGATCACCCTTCCTTCCGGACTGGGCGAGCACGGCCTGCCGCTCGGGTTGCAGGTGGTCGGGGGCTATTTGCAGGATGCGCGCCTGTTGCAGGTGGCGCAGTGGTGCCAGGGGCAGCTCGGTTTCCGGCATAATCCGCCGGAGATAAATGAATAA